The Vulpes vulpes isolate BD-2025 chromosome 10, VulVul3, whole genome shotgun sequence genome has a window encoding:
- the FAS gene encoding tumor necrosis factor receptor superfamily member 6 isoform X4: MWGAWAVGCLTLASIAGLWPRGVKAQVTGLSYKVLRSGRNVTMGDVRCWEDPLHGNSLCCDACPPGTRKESDCTSYAGKSHCVPCQEGEEYTDKTHLSPKCRRCGICDGEHGLEVERNCTQTRNTKCRCKPNFYCDVSPCEHCNPCSTCEHGILERCTPTSDTKCEEGSSSGYLWFCVLIPILTSALVCWCNGVNARVIVKPTGEPRLGMIVIAIEGRSESLIKHGEGCSNGAGQKGMSPWDPHRPLLLKCYQ; encoded by the exons ATGTGGGGGGCCTGGGCCGTCGGCTGTCTG ACGCTCGCCTCCATCGCTGGACTGTGGCCCAGGGGGGTGAAGGCTCAAGTGACCGGCCTCAGCTACAAAGTGTTGAGATCGGGTAGGAACGTCACCATGGGAGACGTCAGGTGCTGGGAAGACCCGCTTCACGGGAACAGCCTGTGCTGTGATGCGTGTCCTCCTG GCACACGGAAGGAAAGTGACTGCACGTCTTATGCGGGTAAATCACACTGTGTGCCCTGCCAAGAAGGGGAGGAGTACACAGACAAGACGCATTTGTCTCCTAAATGCAGGAGATGTGGAATCTGCGATGGAGAGCATG GCTTAGAAGTGGAAAGAAACTGTACTCAGACCCGGAATACCAAGTGCAGATGTAAACCAAACTTCTACTGTGACGTCTCTCCGTGCGAACACTGCAACCCATGTAGCAC gTGTGAACATGGAATCCTTGAGAGGTGCACACCGACCAGCGACACCAAATGTGAAGAAG GATCCAGCTCCGGATACCTGTGGTTTTGCGTCCTCATCCCGATTCTGACGTCTGCGCTCGTGTGCTGGT GCAATGGAGTTAACGCGAGGGTTATAGTAAAGCCAACAGGTGAGCCCCGCCTGGGCATGATCGTGATCGCCATCGAAGGTCGCTCGGAATCACTCATAAAGCACGGAGAG GGCTGTTCAAACGGCGCAGGACAAAAGGGAATGTCACCCTGGGACCCACACCGTCCCCTCCTACT GAAGTGCTACCAATAA
- the FAS gene encoding tumor necrosis factor receptor superfamily member 6 isoform X2 yields MWGAWAVGCLTLASIAGLWPRGVKAQVTGLSYKVLRSGRNVTMGDVRCWEDPLHGNSLCCDACPPGTRKESDCTSYAGKSHCVPCQEGEEYTDKTHLSPKCRRCGICDGEHGLEVERNCTQTRNTKCRCKPNFYCDVSPCEHCNPCSTCEHGILERCTPTSDTKCEEGSSSGYLWFCVLIPILTSALVCWCNGVNARVIVKPTGEPRLGMIVIAIEGRSESLIKHGEVTSFNDLDSRPRNPTFHALWLPRLPHACHVRPGEGGSGGRALRHSDEAGVLTGRLS; encoded by the exons ATGTGGGGGGCCTGGGCCGTCGGCTGTCTG ACGCTCGCCTCCATCGCTGGACTGTGGCCCAGGGGGGTGAAGGCTCAAGTGACCGGCCTCAGCTACAAAGTGTTGAGATCGGGTAGGAACGTCACCATGGGAGACGTCAGGTGCTGGGAAGACCCGCTTCACGGGAACAGCCTGTGCTGTGATGCGTGTCCTCCTG GCACACGGAAGGAAAGTGACTGCACGTCTTATGCGGGTAAATCACACTGTGTGCCCTGCCAAGAAGGGGAGGAGTACACAGACAAGACGCATTTGTCTCCTAAATGCAGGAGATGTGGAATCTGCGATGGAGAGCATG GCTTAGAAGTGGAAAGAAACTGTACTCAGACCCGGAATACCAAGTGCAGATGTAAACCAAACTTCTACTGTGACGTCTCTCCGTGCGAACACTGCAACCCATGTAGCAC gTGTGAACATGGAATCCTTGAGAGGTGCACACCGACCAGCGACACCAAATGTGAAGAAG GATCCAGCTCCGGATACCTGTGGTTTTGCGTCCTCATCCCGATTCTGACGTCTGCGCTCGTGTGCTGGT GCAATGGAGTTAACGCGAGGGTTATAGTAAAGCCAACAGGTGAGCCCCGCCTGGGCATGATCGTGATCGCCATCGAAGGTCGCTCGGAATCACTCATAAAGCACGGAGAGGTGACAAGTTTTAATGACTTGGATTCCAGGCCGCGGAATCCAACGTTCCACGCCCTGTGGCTCCCGCGTCTGCCTCATGCCTGCCACGTCCGTCCCGGTGAAGGGGGCAGCGGTGGCCGTGCCCTACGTCATTCTGACGAGGCCGGTGTGCTCACGGGGCGGCTCAGTTAG